Proteins encoded within one genomic window of Trichoderma asperellum chromosome 2, complete sequence:
- a CDS encoding uncharacterized protein (BUSCO:EOG092D0CVR), whose protein sequence is MPADAMESSSKRRKIGHESIGLRHAGLIDFESRNTARVTAASTFVLQTDELLKEAKPNYEKALHGVDGQLHRLKGIIDGIEPHDPKPITEATVKFEKEHRIVIPYPDPKPAKDAPYKVSYSPPSQCNVVGSYVSRTMIKTQSEFGIDMVVQMPSSLFQEKDYTNMRYFYRRAYYIAYIAARVRKEFAQELDLSFESLNENPLLPIVVLRPKASSDGSDEREAKKKSKKASYSIKLIPCAPDDLFPWSKVTPKSNNNRLGEADEKKETQAATPFYNSTLNAERTFIPYLRLLTHMRKECPAFADACILGRTWLQQRGFGSAISQGGFGHFEWATMIALLLQMGGRNGQAALSTSLSSTELFKAALHFLSTTDLSKKPYTFATSTISADAVREAGPVMFDPTRQLNLLFKMTPWSASMLQSYAKSTTELLADVMADKFDPTFIIKADIPFQTFDVVFEIQSTNLSKFSESADRRSAVTNFCLEAHKHLKRAYGNRAQLVQFQLPPRGHWSLAKPPAKEATRALMGVVFDPVHMSRQMEFGPPAEEQKEAARFRQFWGDKAELRRFKDGSILECIEWSSKLPLQICEEITHYTLQRHLKITKDQVTTVGGAFSSIISLSHLDKSAFDSARQAFQNFERDIRNLEELPLQIKQLSPTSSSARYASIEPPLMGYHKGSIELMDVNLYFEASSKWPENLTAIQEAKVEFLIDIDRRLTKANDKITTYLGRENKELGIESLAYLDIIYESGAAFRLRIHCDLEEKLLERQVKNKTLEPRIREEAEEAFEKLNWLYNALPLHTQTIATFCTRFPPLSPTIRLVKHWFNSHKLSGHIREELVELFVLHAFLQPYPWRQPTSVITGLLRTLFFLSKWDWRDEALIVDTAEDLSEDDRSSVRHDLQTWRKRDPSMNDKVLFVATSNDRSGLAYTRNGPSKLVASRMTHLVKAACKLVREKGIHLDPSLLFETSLQDYDVLFHLSSKAIKNIIRETAVESGGRKHSQFKNLDALTASVPLPIRAHPTDVFMEELERVYEDSLLFFRGSTDDSVVAALWNPRLQKQKFRAGLPYNFHSVGGDGDQVEVNQKAVLLEIARAGGDMIKKIEVAEEDE, encoded by the exons ATGCCTGCCGACGCCATGGAATCAAGCTCGAAGCGTCGGAAAATTGGCCACGAGAGCATCGGCTTGCGCCATGCTGGACTTATTGATTTTGAGTCTCGAAACACAGCCCGAGTCACAGCTGCAAGCACTTTTGTTCTGCAGACGGATGAGCTTCTCAAGGAGGCCAAGCCCAACTATGAAAAGGCACTCCATGGCGTCGATGGCCAATTGCACCGACTAAAGGGTATAATCGATGGAATTGAGCCCCATGACCCCAAGCCA ATCACCGAGGCCACGGTAAAATTCGAAAAAGAGCATCGCATCGTCATTCCATATCCCGACCCAAAGCCCGCAAAAGACGCCCCATACAAGGTCTCTTATTCGCCGCCGTCACAGTGCAATGTTGTGGGAAGCTATGTTTCCCGGACAATGATCAAAACGCAGTCCGAGTTTGGCATTGATATGGTCGTCCAGATGCCCTCGTCACTATTCCAAGAAAAGGACTACACGAACATGCGATACTTTTATCGCCGAGCCTACTACATTGCGTATATTGCCGCGCGCGTGCGAAAGGAATTTGCGCAAGAACTGGACTTAAGCTTTGAGAGCTTAAACGAAAACCCTCTGTTGCCAATTGTTGTCCTCCGACCAAAAGCTTCGAGCGATGGAAGTGATGAGCgagaagcgaagaagaagtcgaagAAAGCATCTTATAGCATCAAACTTATTCCTTGTGCCCCCGATGACCTATTCCCCTGGTCTAAAGTGACGCCAAAGTCGAACAATAACCGACTGGGCGAGGCAgatgaaaagaaggaaacacAGGCGGCAACACCCTTTTACAACTCCACCTTGAACGCCGAGAGAACTTTCATTCCCTATTTACGGCTCCTTACTCATATGAGAAAGGAATGTCCCGCTTTTGCAGATGCTTGTATCCTCGGCAGGACGTGGCTTCAACAGCGCGGCTTCGGCAGCGCCATCTCCCAGGGGGGCTTCGGTCATTTTGAGTGGGCGACAATGATTGCTTTACTCCTACAAATGGGTGGCAGGAATGGGCAAGCAGCTTTATCAACCTCCCTAAGTAGCACAGAGCTTTTCAAGGCAGCCCTTCACTTTTTATCGACTACCGATCTAAGCAAGAAACCCTATACTTTTGCCACGTCTACTATTTCTGCGGATGCTGTTCGAGAGGCCGGCCCCGTCATGTTTGATCCGACTAGACAACTCAATCTCTTGTTCAAGATGACGCCTTGGTCAGCCAGCATGTTGCAAAGCTACGCAAAATCTACTACAGAACTTCTCGCCGATGTGATGGCTGATAAATTCGACCCTACATTCATTATCAAAGCTGATATCCCCTTTCAGACATTTGATGTTGTTTTTGAAATCCAAAGCACTAATCTGAGCAAATTTTCCGAATCCGCAGACCGCAGGAGCGCTGTGACAAACTTCTGTCTGGAAGCACACAAGCATCTCAAACGGGCGTATGGCAACCGAGCACAGCTGGTGCAATTCCAGCTGCCTCCTAGGGGACATTGGTCGCTGGCCAAACCCCCGGCCAAAGAAGCCACGCGTGCCCTAATGGGTGTTGTTTTTGACCCTGTTCACATGTCGAGGCAAATGGAGTTCGGCCCACCTGccgaagagcaaaaagaagctgcGAGATTTCGACAGTTTTGGGGTGACAAGGCTGAATTACGACGATTCAAGGATGGCAGTATTCTCGAATGTATCGAGTGGTCGAGCAAGCTTCCATTGCAAATTTGCGAGGAGATTACACATTACACTCTGCAGCGTCACTTGAAGATCACCAAAGATCAAGTGACAACCGTGGGAGgtgctttttcttccattaTAAGCTTGTCTCATCTTGATAAGTCTGCCTTCGATTCAGCTCGACAAGCATTCCAAAACTTCGAACGAGACATTCGCAACCTTGAAGAATTGCCGTTGCAAATTAAACAACTCTCTCCTACATCGTCTTCCGCGCGTTACGCATCTATTGAACCACCGTTGATGGGATACCATAAAGGATCGATTGAGCTCATGGACGTCAACTTGTACTTCGAAGCGTCAAGCAAATGGCCTGAGAATCTTACCGCTATTCAAGAAGCAAAGGTCGAATTCTTAATCGATATCGATAGACGACTGACAAAGGCAAACGATAAAATCACTACGTACCTGGGTCGCGAGAACAAAGAACTCGGCATTGAAAGCTTGGCTTATCTCGATATTATATATGAGAGTGGAGCAGCATTCCGTCTAAGGATACACTGCGATTTGGAAGAGAAGCTCTTAGAGCGACAAGTCAAAAACAAGACGCTCGAGCCTCGAATTCGCGAGGAAGCCGAAGAAGCTTTTGAAAAGCTGAACTGGCTGTACAATGCTCTTCCGCTCCATACTCAGACCATTGCAACTTTCTGCACCCGtttccctcctctctcaCCAACCATCCGACTCGTCAAGCACTGGTTCAACAGCCATAAACTAAGTGGCCACATCCGTGAAGAGCTCGTTGAGCTGTTCGTCCTTCACGCATTCCTCCAGCCCTACCCCTGGAGACAGCCCACTTCCGTCATCACGGGTCTGCTGCGAACATTATTCTTCCTTTCCAAGTGGGATTGGCGCGATGAGGCCTTGATTGTTGATACCGCGGAAGACCTCTCCGAAGACGATCGATCCTCAGTTCGCCATGACCTTCAAACTTGGAGGAAGCGAGACCCCAGCATGAACGACAAGGTCTTATTCGTGGCTACGTCCAACGATCGATCTGGCCTTGCGTACACTCGCAATGGACCATCAAAGCTGGTTGCCTCCCGCATGACACATCTCGTCAAAGCAGCCTGCAAGCTCGTTCGAGAAAAGGGCATTCACCTTGACCCATCTCTTCTGTTCGAGACTTCCCTCCAAGACTACGATGTCCTTTTCCACCTGTcctccaaggccatcaaGAACATTATCCGTGAAACAGCCGTCGAGTCTGGCGGAAGGAAGCACTCTCAATTCAAGAACCTCGACGCTCTCACCGCATCGGTACCTCTCCCCATTAGAGCTCACCCGACAGATGTATTCATGGAGGAGCTAGAGCGCGTCTACGAAGACTCGCTGCTGTTTTTCCGAGGCAGCACGGATGATTCTGTTGTGGCAGCTCTGTGGAACCCTCGGTTGCAGAAACAAAAGTTCAGAGCAGGCTTGCCGTATAACTTCCATTCTGTTGGAGGTGATGGCGATCAAGTCGAGGTAAACCAAAAGGCAGTCTTATTAGAAATTGCGCGAGCTGGTGGAGATATGATCAAAAAGATTGAGGTGGCTGAGGAGGACGAGTAG
- a CDS encoding uncharacterized protein (EggNog:ENOG41), translating to MAIDHTTIIVPEDKFRECLALYVKALEPLGYRVVYEFGENIVGLGSEFDTVENYKVADFWLFGAKESTKAHVAFRAENRSLVDAFHAAAMLSGGQDNGAPGVRAHYHANYYAAYVHDAAGNNIEVVCHKP from the exons ATGGCTATTGACCACACCACCATCATAGTCCCCGAGGACAAATTTCGAGAGTGCTTAGCATTATATGTGAAAGCGCTTGAGCCACTGGGATATCGAGTCGTCTATGAGTTTGGCGAGAACATCGTTGGGCTCGGCTCGGAATTCGACACTGTGGAAAACTACAAAGTTGCTgacttttggctttttgggGCGAAAGAGTCAACTAAAGCACATGTTGCATTCCGCGCCGAAA ATCGTTCTCTGGTGGATGCATTTCACGCGGCGGCGATGCTAAGCGGAGGGCAAGACAATGGGGCACCGGGCGTGCGAGCGCATTACCATGCCAACTATTACGCTGCTTATGTGCATGATGCGGCAGGTAACAACATTGAAGTTGTGTGTCATAAACCATAA
- the GLD1_1 gene encoding mitochondrial glycerol dehydrogenase Gld1 codes for MSSGRTVLLNTGHKFPTLGYGTWLCSPEEVSEAIFEALKVGYRHLDLAKVYGNQVGVGDGIKRALAEIPGLKREEIFITSKLWNNSHRPEDVEPALDDTLQELGLDYLDLYLVHWPVAFASGKVLEPTDPATGTVILDQEVSICQTWKAMTTLPKSKVRSIGVSNFTTEHLEAIINDSGVVPAVNQVERHPLIPDPPLVDYCKKKGIVITAYSPFGRNTDGLPLIVDDPVVKGIAKRLSEGQGKPISPAQVLLAWSQLDGHTVIPKSITPARILENFQDIELDEQAIQDLAKLGETPQRRCLPGPEWNINIFGDDREKTATNQIVVKS; via the exons ATGTCGTCTGGGCGCACTGTTCTTCTCAATACCGGCCACAAGTTCCCAACCTTGGGCTACGGCACCTGGCTCTGTAGCCCAGAAGAAGTTAGCGAGGCCATTTTCGAGGCACTCAAGGTTGGCTACCGACACCTTGATCTCGCCAAGGTTTATGGAAATCAGGTCGGAGTCGGAGATGGTATTAAGAGGGCGCTAGCAGAGATTCCCGGCCTGAAGCGCGAGGAGATTTTCATTACTAGCAAGCTGTGGAATAACAGCCATCGGCCGGAAGATGTCGAGCCTGCGCTTGATGACACTCTGCAAGAACTCGGACTTGATTACCTTGAT CTATATCTCGTTCATTGGCCTGTTGCTTTTGCCTCCGGCAAGGTCCTTGAGCCAACAGATCCAGCGACCGGCACAGTTATTCTTGACCAAGAAGTCTCAATTTGTCAGACTTGGAAAG CCATGACTACTTTGCCTAAGAGCAAAGTTCGTTCTATTGGAGTTTCCAATTTTACAACCGAGCAT TTAgaggccatcatcaacgaCTCAGGCGTAGTCCCCGCTGTCAACCAAGTCGAGCGGCATCCCCTGATTCCTGACCCCCCTCTTGTTGACTACTGCAAGAAGAAAGGCATCGTTATCACGGCCTATTCCCCCTTTGGCAGGAACACTGACGGCCTGCCATTGATCGTCGATGATCCAGTGGTCAAGGGAATTGCAAAGCGTCTCTCAGAGGGTCAGGGCAAGCCTATTTCTCCAGCACAGGTCCTTCTTGCCTGGTCCCAGCTTGATGGCCACACCGTCATTCCAAAATCAATCACGCCGGCGCGGATTCTTGAGAATTTCCAGGACATCGAGCTTGATGAGCAGGCGATCCAGGATCTTGCCAAGCTTGGCGAAACCCCACAGCGACGCTGTCTTCCCGGGCCCGAAT GGAACATTAACATTTTCGGGGACGACAGAGAGAAGACTGCTACGAATCAGATTGTCGTAAAGTCATGA